A region of Vibrio chagasii DNA encodes the following proteins:
- a CDS encoding tetratricopeptide repeat protein has product MDIWLLIALLLMSLFLVVIVVASNRNTNNLKGNLVISLVAILASVLIWSQMKQVTPQLSSDDDSSYTATDFQNELQQSLKQDPNQSDLWFKLGGVYMQKGEFDAAYTCYDYAIRLDPEAPSGLYAAKASALYYLSSQAMSDDVKGLLKQSMNLDPNDRTALMLIATDHFISMRYQQAIDAWTQILDSNQKGIDRVSIIHSINQAKQMIH; this is encoded by the coding sequence ATGGATATCTGGTTACTGATTGCTTTGCTGCTAATGAGCTTGTTCTTGGTGGTGATCGTGGTTGCATCAAACAGAAATACCAATAATCTCAAAGGTAATCTTGTTATCTCACTTGTTGCAATACTAGCCAGCGTTCTGATTTGGTCGCAGATGAAGCAAGTGACTCCTCAACTCTCTTCTGATGACGACAGTAGTTACACGGCAACAGACTTCCAAAATGAACTTCAACAAAGCCTTAAGCAAGATCCTAATCAATCAGACCTGTGGTTTAAATTAGGTGGTGTCTATATGCAAAAAGGGGAGTTTGACGCAGCCTATACCTGTTACGACTACGCGATTCGTTTAGATCCAGAGGCGCCTTCTGGGCTTTACGCAGCTAAAGCGAGCGCCTTATATTACCTGAGCTCACAGGCGATGAGTGATGATGTGAAAGGACTACTAAAGCAATCTATGAATCTTGATCCCAACGATCGTACGGCATTGATGTTGATAGCGACCGATCACTTTATCAGCATGCGCTATCAACAAGCGATCGACGCATGGACTCAAATCCTAGACTCTAACCAGAAAGGTATTGATCGTGTCTCTATCATTCATTCGATCAACCAAGCTAAACAGATGATCCATTAA
- the nrfA gene encoding ammonia-forming nitrite reductase cytochrome c552 subunit, whose protein sequence is MKKHWIRNSVTALLMVSASLASATSFAASEQKEIGDPRNDQFEQNHPDQYHSWRQTSESEAIEDALKEDPNMVILWAGYGFAKDYNKARGHFYAVDDVRQTLRTGGPTDENSGPMPMACWSCKSPDVARVIEERGEDGYFEGKWARLGSEIVNPIGCADCHDTQSEGFKNGEPALKVTRPYVERAFDAIGKNFEEQGRFDQQASVCAQCHVEYYFTGPTKGVKFPWDKGTRVEQMEEYYDDIGFKDWTHKVSKAPMLKAQHPGYETWREGIHGKNNVACVDCHMPKVTKEDGTVYTDHKVGNPFDRFEDTCANCHTQSKETMRNIVSSRKAQVLNMKLTAEKQIVAAHFEAGAAWEAGATEQEMAPILQDIRHAQWRWDYAIASHGVHMHAPEVALEVLGTAVDRAADARTKIVRLLAKKGITDPIEIPDISTKEAAQKALGMDMDKMNAEKQHFLDTVVPKWEEQAEKREASYEY, encoded by the coding sequence GTGAAAAAGCATTGGATACGTAATTCGGTCACAGCACTATTAATGGTTAGCGCGTCACTCGCAAGCGCGACCAGTTTTGCTGCGTCTGAACAAAAAGAAATTGGTGATCCTCGTAACGACCAGTTCGAGCAAAACCACCCTGATCAATATCATTCATGGAGACAAACGTCTGAGAGCGAAGCCATTGAAGACGCACTAAAAGAAGATCCAAACATGGTTATTCTATGGGCTGGCTACGGTTTCGCGAAAGACTACAACAAAGCTCGCGGCCACTTTTATGCGGTTGATGATGTAAGACAAACCCTTCGTACTGGCGGACCAACCGACGAAAACTCTGGCCCAATGCCAATGGCGTGTTGGAGCTGTAAAAGCCCAGACGTGGCTCGTGTAATTGAAGAGCGTGGTGAAGACGGCTACTTCGAAGGTAAATGGGCTCGTCTTGGCAGTGAAATTGTCAATCCTATTGGTTGTGCTGACTGTCATGATACTCAGAGCGAAGGCTTTAAGAATGGCGAACCAGCACTAAAAGTTACTCGTCCTTATGTTGAACGTGCATTCGATGCGATCGGCAAGAACTTTGAGGAACAAGGTCGCTTTGACCAACAAGCTTCTGTTTGTGCACAGTGCCACGTGGAATACTATTTCACAGGTCCAACGAAAGGCGTTAAGTTCCCTTGGGATAAAGGCACTCGTGTTGAACAGATGGAAGAGTACTACGATGACATTGGCTTTAAAGATTGGACTCACAAAGTCTCTAAAGCACCGATGCTAAAAGCTCAGCACCCAGGTTACGAAACTTGGCGCGAAGGCATTCACGGCAAGAACAACGTTGCTTGTGTTGACTGTCATATGCCTAAAGTGACGAAAGAAGATGGCACCGTTTATACCGACCATAAAGTCGGTAACCCGTTTGACCGCTTCGAAGACACCTGTGCTAACTGCCATACTCAATCTAAAGAGACCATGCGTAACATCGTTTCAAGCCGTAAAGCGCAAGTGCTAAACATGAAGCTTACTGCTGAGAAGCAAATCGTAGCCGCTCACTTTGAAGCTGGTGCAGCATGGGAAGCAGGTGCAACAGAACAAGAGATGGCACCTATCTTACAAGATATCCGTCATGCTCAATGGCGTTGGGACTACGCTATCGCATCTCATGGTGTTCATATGCATGCACCAGAAGTTGCTCTAGAAGTTCTAGGTACAGCTGTTGACCGTGCAGCAGACGCGCGTACTAAGATTGTTCGTCTATTAGCGAAGAAAGGCATTACCGATCCAATCGAGATTCCAGATATCTCAACCAAGGAAGCGGCTCAAAAAGCGCTTGGAATGGATATGGATAAAATGAATGCCGAGAAGCAACACTTCTTAGACACTGTGGTACCTAAGTGGGAAGAGCAAGCTGAAAAGCGTGAAGCTAGCTACGAATACTAG
- the ubiG gene encoding bifunctional 2-polyprenyl-6-hydroxyphenol methylase/3-demethylubiquinol 3-O-methyltransferase UbiG: protein MDALFNLEMPIMTKSQNVDPAEIKKFEDMASRWWDLEGEFKPLHQINPLRLNYVLEKTEGLFGKKVLDVGCGGGILAESMAVEGAVVTGLDMGKEPLEVARLHALETGTKLDYIQSTIEDHAEQNPQTYDVVTCMEMLEHVPDPQSVITACSKLVKPGGHVFFSTLNRNFKSYLFAIVGAEKLLRIVPEGTHEHDKFIRPAELIKMIDNTRLQELGITGLHYNPLTDSYRLGQNVDVNYIVHTKNFA from the coding sequence ATGGATGCATTATTTAACTTGGAAATGCCGATTATGACTAAATCACAGAACGTAGACCCAGCAGAAATTAAGAAATTCGAAGACATGGCGTCGCGCTGGTGGGATCTCGAAGGCGAGTTTAAGCCTCTACACCAAATCAACCCGCTTCGCCTAAATTACGTGCTAGAAAAAACCGAAGGCTTGTTTGGTAAGAAAGTCCTCGATGTTGGCTGCGGCGGCGGTATTTTAGCAGAGAGCATGGCTGTTGAAGGTGCAGTAGTCACTGGCTTAGATATGGGCAAAGAGCCACTAGAAGTAGCTCGTCTTCATGCTCTAGAAACCGGCACCAAGCTAGATTACATCCAAAGCACGATTGAAGACCATGCAGAGCAAAACCCACAAACTTACGATGTGGTGACATGTATGGAAATGCTGGAGCACGTTCCAGACCCACAATCTGTGATTACTGCTTGTTCAAAATTGGTAAAACCGGGTGGACACGTGTTCTTCTCTACGTTGAACCGTAATTTCAAATCTTACTTGTTCGCTATTGTTGGCGCAGAGAAACTGCTTAGAATTGTCCCTGAAGGCACTCACGAGCATGACAAGTTCATTCGCCCAGCTGAACTTATCAAGATGATAGACAACACCCGACTTCAGGAATTAGGCATCACTGGCCTACACTATAATCCGTTAACAGACAGTTACCGTTTAGGGCAAAACGTTGATGTTAACTACATAGTTCACACTAAAAATTTCGCCTAA
- the nrdA gene encoding ribonucleoside-diphosphate reductase subunit alpha — protein sequence MNQQLTVTKRNGRKETIDLEKIHRVITWAAEGLHNVSVSQVELKAHIQFYDGITTTDIHETIIKSAADLISEETPDYQYLAARLAVFHLRKKAYGEYEPPALYDHVAKLVDMGKYDSHLMEDYTKAEFDELDSYIDHKRDLDFSYAAVKQLEGKYFVQNRVTKEIYESAQFLYILVAACLFAKYPKSTRLDYIKRFYDASSTFKISLPTPIMSGVRTPTRQFSSCVLIECGDSLDSINATASSIVRYVSQRAGIGINAGRIRALGSEIRGGEAFHTGCIPFYKYFQTAVKCCSQGGVRGGAATVFYPLWHGEVQSLLVLKNNRGVEENRVRHMDYGVQLNKLMYSRLVQGGNISLFSPSDVPGLYDAFFENQERFEELYVKYENDPSIKRETVKAVELFSLLMQERASTGRIYIQNVDHCNTHSPFDSEVAPVRQSNLCLEIALPTKPLSNVEDDEGEIALCTLSAFNLGAINELDDLAELSELVVRALDALLDYQDYPLPAAYKSTMNRRTLGVGVINYAYYLAKNGVKYSDGSANGLTHRTFEAIQYHLLKASVELAKEQGRCPSFHETNYAKGLLPIDTYKKDIDLVCDEPLHYDWDELREEIMEHGLRNSTLTALMPSETSSQISNATNGIEPPRGYVSVKASKDGILKQVVPDFLNLKENYELLWNIGSNDGYLHLVGIMQKFVDQAISANTNYDPSVYDSGKVPMKKLLQDLLTAYKFGVKTLYYHNTRDGAKDDQGDAVTVPEEDCEGGGCKI from the coding sequence ATGAACCAACAACTTACTGTTACTAAGCGTAACGGGCGCAAAGAAACGATCGATTTAGAAAAAATCCATCGCGTGATCACATGGGCAGCTGAAGGCTTGCACAATGTTTCTGTATCACAAGTAGAATTGAAAGCTCACATTCAGTTTTACGATGGCATTACCACTACTGATATCCATGAGACAATCATCAAGTCAGCAGCGGATCTAATCTCTGAAGAGACTCCAGATTACCAATATCTTGCAGCACGTCTTGCAGTATTCCACCTACGTAAGAAAGCGTACGGCGAATACGAGCCACCTGCTCTTTACGACCACGTTGCAAAACTGGTTGATATGGGTAAATACGATAGCCACCTAATGGAAGACTACACGAAGGCCGAGTTCGATGAACTTGACTCGTACATCGACCACAAGCGTGACTTAGATTTTTCTTACGCAGCGGTTAAACAGCTTGAAGGTAAATACTTCGTGCAGAACCGTGTAACGAAAGAAATCTACGAGAGTGCTCAGTTCCTTTACATTCTAGTTGCTGCGTGTCTATTCGCTAAATACCCGAAATCGACTCGTCTTGACTACATCAAACGTTTTTACGACGCATCGTCTACGTTTAAGATTTCTCTACCTACACCGATCATGTCTGGTGTACGTACGCCTACTCGTCAATTCAGTTCTTGTGTACTGATCGAGTGTGGTGACAGCCTTGATTCTATCAACGCAACTGCAAGCTCAATTGTTCGTTACGTATCTCAACGTGCTGGTATCGGTATCAACGCAGGTCGTATCCGTGCACTTGGTTCTGAGATTCGCGGTGGTGAAGCGTTCCACACAGGCTGTATCCCTTTCTACAAATACTTCCAAACAGCAGTAAAATGTTGTTCTCAAGGTGGTGTTCGTGGTGGTGCAGCAACGGTATTCTACCCACTATGGCACGGTGAAGTTCAGTCTCTACTAGTACTGAAGAACAACCGTGGTGTTGAAGAGAACCGTGTTCGTCACATGGATTACGGCGTACAGCTGAACAAGCTTATGTACTCTCGTCTAGTTCAAGGTGGCAACATCAGCCTGTTCTCACCATCTGACGTACCTGGCCTATACGACGCGTTCTTCGAAAACCAAGAGCGTTTTGAAGAGCTGTACGTTAAGTACGAAAACGATCCGTCAATCAAGCGTGAAACAGTAAAAGCAGTAGAGCTATTCTCTCTATTAATGCAAGAGCGTGCTTCTACTGGTCGTATCTACATTCAGAACGTTGACCACTGTAATACACACAGCCCGTTTGATTCTGAAGTTGCACCTGTTCGTCAATCTAACCTATGTCTAGAAATCGCGCTGCCAACTAAGCCGCTTTCTAACGTAGAAGATGACGAAGGCGAAATTGCACTATGTACGCTTTCAGCATTTAACCTTGGCGCAATCAACGAACTGGATGACCTAGCAGAGCTTTCTGAACTGGTTGTTCGTGCTCTAGACGCACTTCTTGATTACCAAGATTACCCGCTTCCAGCAGCATACAAGTCGACAATGAACCGTCGTACTCTAGGTGTAGGTGTTATCAATTACGCATACTACCTAGCGAAGAATGGTGTTAAGTACTCTGACGGCAGTGCAAATGGCCTGACTCACCGTACTTTTGAAGCGATTCAATACCACCTACTAAAAGCGTCTGTTGAACTAGCGAAAGAGCAAGGCCGTTGCCCATCTTTCCACGAGACTAACTACGCAAAAGGCCTACTGCCAATCGATACTTACAAAAAAGATATCGACTTAGTATGTGATGAGCCTCTGCACTACGATTGGGATGAGCTACGTGAAGAGATCATGGAGCATGGTCTGCGTAACTCTACGCTAACTGCGCTTATGCCTTCTGAGACCTCGTCTCAAATCTCGAACGCGACTAACGGTATCGAACCACCACGTGGTTACGTATCAGTGAAAGCATCGAAAGACGGCATCCTGAAGCAAGTGGTTCCAGATTTCCTAAATCTTAAGGAGAACTACGAGCTACTTTGGAACATTGGTTCTAACGACGGTTACCTACACCTAGTGGGTATCATGCAAAAATTCGTTGACCAAGCTATCTCTGCAAACACTAACTATGATCCAAGTGTTTACGATAGCGGTAAAGTACCGATGAAGAAGCTGCTTCAAGACCTACTGACTGCTTACAAGTTTGGTGTTAAGACGCTTTACTACCATAACACTCGTGATGGTGCTAAAGACGACCAAGGCGACGCAGTAACAGTGCCGGAAGAAGATTGTGAAGGCGGCGGTTGTAAGATCTAA
- the gyrA gene encoding DNA topoisomerase (ATP-hydrolyzing) subunit A — MSDLAKEITPVNIEDELRGSYLDYAMSVIVGRALPDVRDGLKPVHRRVLFAMNVLGNDWNKPYKKSARVVGDVIGKYHPHGDSAVYDTIVRMAQPFSLRYMLVDGQGNFGSIDGDSAAAMRYTEVRMAKIAHELLADLDKETVDYVPNYDGTEQIPAVLPTKIPNLLVNGASGIAVGMATNIPPHNLGEVVDGCLALINNEEITIDELMDYIPGPDFPTAALISGRKGIVDAYKTGRGKVYMRSKADIEADKNGKETIIVTEIPYQVNKARLIEKIAELVKDKKVEGISALRDESDKDGMRIVIECKRDAVGEVVLNNLYAQTQLQTTFGINMVALNNGQPQLFNLKDMLKCFVDHRREVVTRRTIFELKKARDRAHILEALSLALANIDEVIELIKNAPTPAEAKIGLVSRGWDLGNVASMLERAGTDAARPDWLEDQYGIRDGQYFLTETQAQAILELRLHRLTGLEHEKILDEYKALLEEIAELMHILASTERLMEVIREELEAVREIYGDERRTEITAAVHDIDMEELIAQEDVVVTLSNAGYVKYQILSDYEAQRRGGKGKSATKMKDEDYIERLLVANTHDNILCFSTRGKTYRLKVYQLPLASRTARGKPIVNILPLEEGERITAILPVSEFSNDKFIFMATGDGTVKKTSLDQFANVRANGLIAVNLREDDSLIGVDITNGDSDIMLFSKSGKVVRFNEDKVRAMGRTASGVRGMKLPEDDQVVSLIVPSNEGDILTVTQNGYGKRTELAEYPTKGRATQGVVSIKVSERNGPVVGAVQVEEGDEMMMITDAGTLVRTRVAEVSQVGRNTQGVTLIRTSDDENVVGLQRIDEVEEAEVVEGEAEVANAETPVVSESSEEQASDASDSEQDTE; from the coding sequence ATGAGCGATCTAGCGAAAGAGATCACGCCCGTAAATATTGAAGATGAGCTTAGAGGTTCATACCTAGACTATGCGATGTCCGTCATCGTTGGTCGTGCCCTTCCAGATGTGCGTGATGGCCTAAAACCAGTACACCGCCGCGTTTTGTTCGCGATGAATGTACTAGGTAATGATTGGAACAAACCATATAAAAAGTCTGCTCGTGTAGTAGGTGATGTAATCGGTAAATACCACCCGCATGGTGATAGTGCTGTATACGACACAATTGTTCGTATGGCTCAACCGTTCTCACTGCGTTACATGCTAGTTGATGGCCAAGGTAACTTTGGTTCTATCGATGGCGACTCCGCGGCTGCAATGCGTTATACCGAAGTTCGTATGGCGAAAATTGCTCACGAGCTTTTGGCTGACCTTGATAAGGAAACTGTGGATTACGTACCGAACTACGATGGTACTGAACAAATCCCAGCAGTTCTTCCGACAAAAATTCCTAACCTATTGGTAAACGGTGCTTCTGGTATCGCAGTAGGTATGGCTACCAACATCCCACCTCATAACCTAGGTGAAGTTGTTGATGGCTGTTTAGCACTTATCAATAATGAAGAAATCACGATTGATGAGCTAATGGACTACATTCCTGGTCCTGACTTCCCGACAGCAGCACTTATCAGTGGTCGTAAAGGCATCGTAGATGCATACAAGACTGGCCGCGGTAAAGTTTACATGCGTTCAAAAGCGGACATCGAAGCTGACAAGAATGGTAAAGAGACCATTATCGTTACTGAGATCCCTTACCAAGTAAACAAAGCTCGTCTGATCGAGAAAATTGCTGAACTGGTTAAAGATAAGAAAGTAGAAGGCATCAGTGCTCTACGTGACGAATCTGATAAAGATGGTATGCGTATTGTTATTGAATGTAAGCGCGACGCTGTGGGTGAAGTTGTTCTGAACAACCTATACGCACAAACTCAGTTGCAAACGACTTTCGGTATCAACATGGTTGCTCTAAACAATGGCCAACCACAGTTGTTTAACCTAAAAGACATGCTTAAGTGCTTCGTTGACCACCGTCGCGAAGTTGTGACACGTCGTACTATCTTCGAACTGAAGAAAGCGCGTGACCGTGCACACATCCTTGAAGCATTGTCTCTAGCACTTGCTAACATCGATGAAGTTATCGAACTTATCAAGAACGCCCCAACACCGGCAGAAGCTAAGATTGGCTTAGTGTCTCGTGGTTGGGATCTTGGTAACGTAGCTTCAATGCTTGAGCGTGCAGGTACTGACGCAGCTCGTCCTGATTGGTTAGAAGACCAATACGGCATCCGCGATGGTCAATACTTCCTAACGGAAACACAAGCACAAGCAATTCTAGAACTTCGTCTTCACCGCTTAACTGGCCTTGAGCACGAGAAGATTCTAGACGAATACAAAGCACTTCTAGAAGAAATCGCTGAGCTAATGCACATTCTTGCAAGCACTGAGCGTTTGATGGAAGTGATCCGTGAAGAACTTGAAGCGGTACGTGAAATCTATGGCGACGAGCGTCGTACAGAAATCACAGCAGCGGTTCACGATATCGACATGGAAGAGCTAATCGCTCAAGAAGACGTAGTAGTAACGCTTTCTAACGCAGGTTACGTTAAGTACCAAATCCTAAGCGACTACGAAGCTCAGCGCCGTGGTGGTAAAGGTAAGAGTGCAACTAAGATGAAAGATGAGGATTACATTGAGCGTCTGCTTGTTGCTAATACTCACGACAACATCCTATGTTTCTCTACGCGTGGTAAGACATACCGTCTGAAAGTTTATCAACTACCATTAGCAAGTCGTACTGCTCGTGGTAAGCCTATCGTTAACATTCTTCCTCTAGAAGAAGGTGAACGCATTACGGCTATTCTGCCTGTATCTGAGTTCTCTAACGACAAGTTCATCTTCATGGCAACCGGTGACGGTACTGTTAAGAAGACATCTCTGGATCAATTCGCAAACGTACGTGCTAACGGCCTAATCGCAGTTAACCTACGTGAAGACGATTCATTGATTGGCGTTGACATCACTAACGGTGATAGCGACATCATGCTGTTCTCTAAATCGGGCAAAGTTGTTCGCTTCAACGAGGACAAAGTACGTGCAATGGGCCGTACTGCCTCTGGTGTTCGTGGTATGAAGCTACCAGAAGACGATCAAGTGGTATCACTGATTGTTCCTTCTAACGAAGGCGATATCCTAACTGTGACTCAAAACGGTTACGGTAAGCGTACTGAGCTAGCAGAATACCCAACGAAAGGCCGTGCAACGCAAGGTGTAGTATCTATCAAAGTCTCTGAACGTAACGGCCCAGTTGTTGGTGCAGTTCAAGTTGAAGAAGGCGATGAAATGATGATGATCACCGACGCAGGTACGCTAGTACGTACTCGCGTTGCGGAAGTGAGCCAAGTTGGTCGTAACACTCAAGGTGTAACACTGATTCGTACTTCTGACGACGAGAATGTTGTAGGTCTACAACGTATCGACGAAGTAGAAGAAGCAGAGGTAGTTGAAGGCGAAGCTGAAGTAGCAAACGCTGAAACACCAGTGGTTTCTGAGTCAAGTGAAGAGCAAGCATCAGACGCTTCTGATAGCGAGCAAGACACTGAGTAA
- the nrdB gene encoding ribonucleotide-diphosphate reductase subunit beta, translating to MAYSTFSQNKNDQLKEPMFLGQSVNVARYDQQKFEIFEKLIEKQLSFFWRPEEVDVSSDRIDYNKLPEHEKHIFISNLKYQTLLDSIQGRSPNVALLPLVSLPEVETWIETWSFSETIHSRSYTHIIRNIVNDPGLVFDDIVENEEILKRAKDIAFYYDDLIQLTADYHRYGEGNHNINGEDVKISLHDLKKKLYLCLMSVNALEAIRFYVSFACSFAFAERELMEGNAKIIKLIARDEALHLTGTQHMINLLRNGQDDFTFMQIAEECKQECFDLFKQAAEQEKEWAEYLFKDGSMIGLNKDILCQYVEYITNIRMQAVGLGTAYPEATSNPIPWINAWLSSDNVQVAPQEAEISSYLVGQIDNEVKADDFEGFEL from the coding sequence ATGGCTTACAGTACTTTTTCTCAGAATAAAAATGACCAACTAAAAGAACCAATGTTCTTGGGTCAGTCGGTTAACGTTGCACGTTACGACCAACAAAAATTCGAAATCTTCGAGAAGCTTATCGAGAAGCAGCTTTCTTTCTTCTGGCGTCCAGAAGAAGTAGACGTGTCTAGCGACCGTATCGACTACAACAAGCTTCCTGAGCATGAAAAGCACATCTTCATCTCTAACTTGAAGTACCAAACACTGCTTGATTCTATCCAAGGCCGTAGCCCGAACGTTGCCCTACTTCCACTAGTATCACTACCAGAAGTTGAAACTTGGATTGAGACTTGGTCTTTCTCTGAAACGATTCACTCTCGTTCGTACACGCACATCATCCGTAACATCGTGAATGATCCAGGCCTAGTATTCGACGACATCGTTGAAAACGAAGAGATCCTAAAGCGCGCTAAAGACATCGCGTTCTACTACGACGACCTTATCCAGCTTACTGCGGATTACCACCGCTACGGTGAAGGCAACCACAACATCAACGGCGAAGACGTTAAAATTTCACTTCACGATCTGAAGAAGAAGCTTTACCTATGTCTAATGTCTGTAAACGCACTAGAAGCAATTCGTTTCTACGTAAGTTTTGCATGTTCATTTGCATTCGCTGAGCGTGAGCTAATGGAAGGTAACGCGAAAATCATCAAGCTAATCGCTCGTGATGAAGCACTTCACCTGACTGGTACTCAGCACATGATCAACTTGCTACGTAACGGTCAAGATGACTTCACATTCATGCAAATCGCAGAAGAGTGTAAGCAAGAGTGTTTCGACCTATTCAAGCAAGCGGCTGAACAAGAAAAAGAGTGGGCAGAATACCTATTCAAAGATGGCTCTATGATTGGTCTAAACAAAGATATTCTTTGCCAATACGTTGAGTACATCACTAACATCCGTATGCAAGCTGTTGGTCTTGGTACTGCTTACCCAGAAGCAACATCGAACCCAATTCCATGGATCAACGCTTGGTTATCTTCTGATAACGTACAAGTTGCTCCACAAGAAGCTGAAATCAGTTCTTACCTAGTTGGTCAGATCGACAACGAAGTAAAAGCTGACGACTTTGAAGGATTTGAGCTGTAA
- a CDS encoding rhodanese-like domain-containing protein, with product MKHLLSLSALCIALLSSGLHASERAETGWEMIEEGALIVDVRTPGEFKQGHLDNAINYPLSEVATHFASIDKAQPIVLYCRSGNRSGQAYQYLKAQGFTQIHNAGGLIEMQESK from the coding sequence ATGAAGCACTTACTTTCGCTTTCAGCATTATGCATCGCATTACTTAGTTCAGGACTTCATGCCTCTGAACGAGCAGAAACAGGGTGGGAAATGATAGAGGAAGGTGCGCTTATCGTTGATGTCAGAACACCGGGAGAGTTCAAGCAAGGGCATCTAGATAATGCGATTAACTACCCTCTTTCTGAGGTTGCAACGCACTTTGCTAGCATAGACAAAGCTCAGCCTATCGTTTTGTATTGCCGCAGTGGTAACCGCTCAGGACAAGCTTACCAGTATTTGAAAGCTCAAGGGTTTACACAGATCCACAACGCTGGCGGTCTAATTGAGATGCAGGAAAGTAAATAA